One part of the Clostridia bacterium genome encodes these proteins:
- a CDS encoding SDR family oxidoreductase, with amino-acid sequence ENDPESIMKKLASQSVFKRPQTPQDMANAVMWLCSDGSKEITGQELNVDSGIIRR; translated from the coding sequence TGAAAACGATCCCGAATCCATAATGAAGAAGCTTGCCAGCCAGTCGGTATTCAAGCGTCCGCAGACTCCGCAGGACATGGCGAATGCGGTAATGTGGCTGTGCAGCGACGGCTCGAAGGAGATCACGGGACAGGAGCTCAACGTAGACTCCGGTATAATCCGCAGATAA